In Pecten maximus unplaced genomic scaffold, xPecMax1.1, whole genome shotgun sequence, the DNA window TAATACACATATAGGCCTATAGGGTACAAAAATTTCACTACAAGGCACTTTTCTTATTCCAACTGGCATAGATAGGTAAGTAATTTTAGTATTATCTAACAGTAACAGTAACTAACCACAGATTCATCATCACAACAAGCTGCACATGTACAAGAGGTGGCATGGGGCTGGAGGATACCATCTTCAATCAGACACTGCAACGTTCTGCCTCCGTAGCGGATACTTCGCTTCCAATCCTTGCTGCTTGCACGTCCACTCTTAGCCTCAAATTCGTTAGGAGTGAACCATTCGTCATCAAATGCTCTGATACAACGCCCTCTTCCTCCTATTGAAGACGACAGGAAAATAGAGGaatcaaatactgaaaataCAATCTACATTTTAGGAAGAGTCATGCACTGTTGGTGTAAATCTTATCTAAATCAATTGGTTCTGTTTATCCTTAGCCTGATCAATTATATACCACTCTACAGAAATTGAAATTAGTTATACTCTACCCACTGTATATGTGCAACATTTGAAACATTACTGAACATTCGTcataatattaaaaacaataaattgaaATTTGCATAATCTACAGGGTGTGTAtagatgtccatactacaatgcaGGTTTGTATGAAATAATAACATGgatactttttgagaaactgaTCATGAGCTTAATTAACATAACTTTATTTAAAGTTCAGATTCCTGAATCCCTAATTAACAGGCACTGGGGCCCGCATGGACCATAATTATAAATTCTGGATGGAATTCTGAAAGGTGTATTTACTATTAAGATGTCCGATATGCGATTTAACTCTATACCACTGGGATTTTCCTACAACAGAATCTGGGTCTGTTAGAAGAACTAATTCCcaaaaatcttgtgaaaatttCCGATTTGCCACTGAAAACTCTCAAAGTAAAAGGTTAATTTTTCTAGATTGAATAATATGCTTGATGTGAACCTCAggcaattttgaataaataacaaatgtaaatatactaaatgaaaaaaaaaaagaaaagaataaaggttatatatattaagaataacatgaatttgtttgaatttcacTTTCCTCAGTTTACCCAATTTTTGTCGCATAAAAAAATCCCAATTCAATAATGGACCCCGTttgaaaaattgtaggaaaattCCTGTAGTTTGGTTATAAAGTTGGACTTTATATATTACTTTATAAGCAATGAATCTAAGCacaaaattttacattgtgCCATCAAAGTAACACCATTTGAGTCTAGCTGTCTGGCtagtttttataaaaataatgtcAGACAGAATAAAATTCACCAttacaaaccaaacatacacctATAAGAAATTTTCGAAATATACCAACCAAAAAAACTCTATCAAGTCAATAATAGAAATTAAGGACAGCATTAACAacatttaagtttattttatttgaaatatattgacGCAAAAATCAGCAGTTGGACAAGAACAAGAATAACCCTGTTTGGTCAAAAGAAAGAAATCAGGGTAACTGCTGTGTCtttaacaacatatatatttgtgcaaagtttgaaaaatatcactgataagtcactgtacatatatatgccaCAGAATACCTTTGTTTCAtgaaaaggggcataactccatAATTTGTCCTAATTTACTTTGAGAAAATGCGAAAGGGCacaaacatttattatgtatatgtacacgatatacataaaatatacaaattttgaGATTTTGTATCGGCTTCAGTAATTTACATGTTGCAAAATGGCATTTTACCTTATTTTTTCTTTCCAGGGGAGGGAGGTAAAGAAGTAGATAGAGACACTAGTAAATTGTCAAGTTTTATGTTTCCATCAtattaagaaaatataaaatttgtaaaCCTGATATATGATGGTTACATACCAAATGCAGACGGATATaaaaacttacaaaaaaaatattccaaaaaaaaaaatgcgtcGTCTGCTAATTTGCTGTTCATACCTGAACCAAATTTAGCTTTGTGCAGCTCTCCATTCGTGTGTTTACAACGCACTGGTAAAATTGTCATGTGTACAGAATCGTCCCATTGGTATTTCAATCCCTTCTCTCGGCTTAGTGGTGTAGCAGGGGTGGGAGGGGGGTATAGGGGTGGTAGGTGTCTTCAGACCACTAGAATCAACTGTCAGAGTTTGGTCATGAATGACAATGTGTGTCGTTTTAAGGCCGTTTGCTTCTTGAAAATGTTCTGCAGCTGTCAGAAGACCCTGCGACGTTGCAACAAATACATGTTCAGCACTTATTGTGCTGTGGCCGTCGTTTTCTGTATCTACAGCCTGAACTACAGAGTTTGAAGCATCGCCGCTTCCATCGTGCTGCTCATCCGCGAAAGCCGAATCGTCACCATTCGGTAGATCTTCGGCAATGTCGACTTCAGACATGTCGGAAACGCCGCGGAGACAGATTATCGCAAATTACCCATTTTATCACAATCCGGCTATATTTAAACTCCTCATGCTTGTAAAGTCTTACACATGGAACTCAAAATCGTTTCCGATTGTCATATTCTGTCTGTTATTTTCCTAAAAACCAATTTTCTTCATCTTCTGTCGGAGATTTCCGTTGTTTGACGAAAGATGGCGGAAAATATTGCGTTCTCTAGTAAAGAccaatcagccaatcagaagcTGGTACATATTTAGAATGGTTTTGGACGGAAATCGTTCTTTGCTCCGAACATTTTATAATCTCTAACCAGAAAATAAACTCTTATTTAGaataattaaaaacatgaaataagCATAACTGAACCATTTAacaattatacatttataactaAGTATCTTATATGTATGATTAAGAATGAGAATTTAAATTCATCTCGTCTATTGTCGATGAACTGGTTAGAGGTTATTGTGGGAACTCAAAAGTGAAAATGGCATGAGAATGGACGATTCCTACCAGCAGCGGTTAAAAACTGATTTCTCCGTATGTAATTGGATTATTCTATCTATTATCAACCTGTCATGCCTTTTTATTGCATAGTTTATAAAACTTACCTACTTTAAGGCTTATATATTTATCTCCTCTGAcaaattacatatttttgtgCAATGCTATGTAACTAACTCTATTCAGAAGAGTctcaaaaaatatattgaacagtcatatatatcaatgttaaatTAAACACATCATATTCTTATTTCGgcttgaattaaaaaaaaaaatatgaaaccAGAACAGTACAAATGTCCACTGTAAATGATAATTATGAGGATAGTGTAATTTTTGAAGAAATCGTTGAACAACTTTGTGAACatggt includes these proteins:
- the LOC117320197 gene encoding LOW QUALITY PROTEIN: deformed epidermal autoregulatory factor 1 homolog (The sequence of the model RefSeq protein was modified relative to this genomic sequence to represent the inferred CDS: deleted 1 base in 1 codon), which gives rise to MSEVDIAEDLPNGDDSAFADEQHDGSGDASNSVVQAVDTENDGHSTISAEHVFVATSQGLLTAAEHFQEANGLKTTHIVIHDQTLTVDSSGLKTPTTPIPPPTPATPLSREKGLKYQWDDSVHMTILPVRCKHTNGELHKAKFGSGGRGRCIRAFDDEWFTPNEFEAKSGRASSKDWKRSIRYGGRTLQCLIEDGILQPHATSCTCAACCDDESVVSYCYC